ATCGTCAGCGCCAAGGGCCGCTCGCTGCCGCAGGAGAACTTCACGCCTTTCCTCCAGACCGACGTGGCCATCAATCCGGGCAATTCCGGCGGTCCGCTGTTCAATCTCCGCGGCGAGGTGGTGGGCATCAACTCGCAGATCTACAGCCGCACCGGAGGCTTCATGGGGCTGTCCTTCGCCATCCCCATCGACGTCGCCGTGGATATCGCCAACCAGCTGAAGACGACCGGCCGGGTGTCCCGCGGACGGATCGCCGTGGTGATCCAGGAGGTGACCAAGGAACTGGCGGAGTCCTTCGGTCTTCCCAAGGCACAGGGCGCCCTGGTCAATTCGGTGGAGAAGGGCGGCCCCGCCGACAAGGCCGGCGTGGAAACCAGCGATGTGATCCTCAAGTTCGACGGAAAGCCGGTGAACAGTTCCTCCGATCTGCCCCGGCTGGTGGCCGCCACGCGTCCGGGCACCAAGGTACAGATGCAGGTCTGGCGCAAGGGCGCGGCAAAGGACCTCAACGTCACCGTGGGCGAACTCCAGGACGAGAAACGGGCCGAACGTGCCCGCAAGCCGGCGGCCAAGCCGGCCGACGCGGTCTCGAAGCTGGGGCTCGCGCTGACCGAACTCACCGCCGAGCAGCGCAAGGAACTGGGTATCGCGGGGGGCTTGCTGGTGGAGGATGCGCAGGGCAATGCGGCCAAGGCAGGGATCCGGCGGGGGGACGTGCTGCTCGCCGTGAACAATCAGGACATCAAGAGCGTGGAACAGCTGAACCAGGTCCTTTCCCAGTTCGAGAAGTCCCGCAGCGTCGCGCTGCTCATCCGGCGCGGGGATTCCTCCCTCTACGTGCCGCTGCGCCTCAACGGCGCCAATTGACCGGGTCAGGGACAGCCGAATCGGCTAGAATCGCCGGCTTTCCGGCACTCTCGAGAAAAGGGGCACCGCAGTGCCCCTTTTCGTGTTGATGCAGCACATCCGCAACTTCTCCATCATCGCCCACATCGATCACGGCAAGTCGACGCTTGCGGATCGGTTCATCCAATTCTGCGGCGGCCTGTCCAACCGCGAGATGTCCGAGCAGGTTCTGGACTCCATGGATCTGGAGCGCGAGCGGGGCATCACGATCAAGGCCCAGACCGCCGCCCTGCGATATCGCGCCCTGGACGGGCAGGAATACCTCCTCAATCTCATCGACACTCCGGGACACGTGGATTTCTCCTACGAGGTGTCGCGTTCCCTGGCCGCCTGCGAGGGCGCGCTGCTGGTCGTGGACGCCTCACAGGGCGTGGAAGCCCAGACGGTCGCCAACTGCTACACGGCCATCGAGCAGGGCGTGGAGGTGGTGCCGGTACTGAACAAGATCGACCTGCCTTCCGCGGAGCCGGAGCGGGTGATGACCGAGATCGAGGACATCGTCGGCATTCCAGCCCAGGATGCGGTGCGGGCCAGCGCCAAGACCGGCCTGGGCGTACAGGACATCTTGGAAGCCGTCATCGCCCGCATCCCCCCGCCCAAGGGGGACCCCGAAGCGCCGCTCAAGGCGCTCGTCATCGACTCGTGGTTCGACAACTACGTGGGCGTCATCATGCTGGTCCGGGTGGTGGACGGCACCCTCGAACCGAAGGAAAAGCTGCTGCTCATGTCGAGCGGGGCCTCCTATCTGTGCGAGCAGGTCGGCGTGTTCACGCCCAAGTCGCGCGCCGTGGAACGCCTTTCCGCCGGCGAGGTGGGGTTCGTCATCGCGGGCATCAAGGAACTGAAGGACGCCCGCGTCGGCGACACCATCACCAAGGTGCAGCGGCCCGCCGTCGAGGCGCTGCCCGGCTTCAAGGAAATCAAGCCCCAGGTCTTCGCCGGTCTGTATCCGGTGGAGTCCAACGAGTACGAGGCCCTGCGCGACGCGCTGGAAAAGCTGCACCTCAACGATTCGTCGCTGCACTACGAACCGGAGACATCCCAGGCACTGGGCTTCGGATTCCGCTGCGGCTTCCTCGGCCTGTTGCACATGGACATCGTGCAGGAGCGCCTGGAGCGCGAATACGGCATGAACCTGATCACCACCGCTCCCACGGTGATCTACGAGGTGCTCATGCGCGACGGCACGGTGCTGGAGGTCGAGAATCCCTCCCGGCTCCCCGACCCGTCCAAGATCGAGGAGATCCGCGAACCCATCATCACGGCGACCATCCTGGCGCCGCAGGATTACGTCGGCCCCGTCATCACCCTCTGCATGCAGAAGCGGGGTGCCCAGCGCAATCTCCAGTATTCGGGACGCCAGGTCGTGCTCACCTACGACCTGCCCCTGAACGAGGTGGTGATGGACTTCTTCGACAAGCTGAAGTCCGTGAGCCGCGGCTACGCGTCGCTCGACTACGAGTTCAAGGAGTTCCGCGCCGACGACCTGGTCAAGCTCGACATCCTCATCAACAGCGAGCGCGTCGACGCCCTGTCGCTCATCGTGCACCGGGCCAATTCGCAGTACCGCGGCCGCGAACTGGTGTCGAAGATGCGCGAACTGATCCCGCGGCAGATGTTCGACATCGCGGTGCAGGCGGCCATCGGGTCGCACATCATCGCCCGCGAGACGGTCAAGGCGCTCCGCAAGAACGTGCTGGCCAAGTGCTACGGCGGCGACATCACCCGGAAGAAGAAGCTGCTTGAGAAGCAGAAGGAAGGCAAGCGGCGCATGAAGCAGGTGGGCAACGTCGAGATTCCCCAGGAAGCGTTCCTCGCCATTTTGCAGGTGGGCGACAAGTAGGAAGCCCCTCCACCCCAACCAAGAACACCCATGAACTTCGCCCTGATCATGCTTCTGCTGCTCGTCTTCACGGGCGGCGTATGGCTGCTGGACATCTTCGTCTTCCGCAAGCGGCGCTCCTCCGAGCAGCGGGTGCCCTGGTGGATCGAGTATCCCGTCAGCTTCTTCCCGGTGATCCTCGTGGTGTTCCTGCTGCGCTCCTTTCTCGTGGAACCGTTCAAGATTCCCTCCGGCTCCATGATCCCGACGCTGCTGGTCGGCGATTACATCCTGGTGAACAAGTTCACCTACGGCATCCGCCTGCCGGTCGCGAACGTCAAGGTGATCGATCTCAATTCCCCCAAGCGTGGCGACGTCATGGTGTTCCGCTACCCCGAGAATCCATCGGTGGACTACATCAAGCGCGTGATCGGCACCCCGGGAGACATGGTGGAGTACCGCAGCAAGCGGCTCACCATCAACGGCAAGCTCGTCGAGGTGGAGGCGGAACCCGACTACAGCTACCTGGAACACGGACTCAACTTCATCAGCACCAAGCGCTTCCGCGAGAAGCTGGGCGACGAGCCGCACTCCACGATCGTCAACCTGGATGCGCCGCCGGTCCAGCTGGCGGGCGTGCGGTCGTTCCCGCATCGCGAGAACTGC
Above is a window of Betaproteobacteria bacterium DNA encoding:
- a CDS encoding DegQ family serine endoprotease produces the protein MKPLYGLLFSLVLAVPASARDLPDFTDLVDEQGPTVVNISTTSLRAAAGPGGEEDPLEFFRRPPGQAPRDNEARSLGSGFIISADGYILTNAHVVEAGDEVTVRLTDKREYTAKVIGSDRRSDVALIKIEAGSLPVVRIGDPNKLRVGEWVLAIGSPFGFENTVTAGIVSAKGRSLPQENFTPFLQTDVAINPGNSGGPLFNLRGEVVGINSQIYSRTGGFMGLSFAIPIDVAVDIANQLKTTGRVSRGRIAVVIQEVTKELAESFGLPKAQGALVNSVEKGGPADKAGVETSDVILKFDGKPVNSSSDLPRLVAATRPGTKVQMQVWRKGAAKDLNVTVGELQDEKRAERARKPAAKPADAVSKLGLALTELTAEQRKELGIAGGLLVEDAQGNAAKAGIRRGDVLLAVNNQDIKSVEQLNQVLSQFEKSRSVALLIRRGDSSLYVPLRLNGAN
- the lepA gene encoding elongation factor 4, whose protein sequence is MQHIRNFSIIAHIDHGKSTLADRFIQFCGGLSNREMSEQVLDSMDLERERGITIKAQTAALRYRALDGQEYLLNLIDTPGHVDFSYEVSRSLAACEGALLVVDASQGVEAQTVANCYTAIEQGVEVVPVLNKIDLPSAEPERVMTEIEDIVGIPAQDAVRASAKTGLGVQDILEAVIARIPPPKGDPEAPLKALVIDSWFDNYVGVIMLVRVVDGTLEPKEKLLLMSSGASYLCEQVGVFTPKSRAVERLSAGEVGFVIAGIKELKDARVGDTITKVQRPAVEALPGFKEIKPQVFAGLYPVESNEYEALRDALEKLHLNDSSLHYEPETSQALGFGFRCGFLGLLHMDIVQERLEREYGMNLITTAPTVIYEVLMRDGTVLEVENPSRLPDPSKIEEIREPIITATILAPQDYVGPVITLCMQKRGAQRNLQYSGRQVVLTYDLPLNEVVMDFFDKLKSVSRGYASLDYEFKEFRADDLVKLDILINSERVDALSLIVHRANSQYRGRELVSKMRELIPRQMFDIAVQAAIGSHIIARETVKALRKNVLAKCYGGDITRKKKLLEKQKEGKRRMKQVGNVEIPQEAFLAILQVGDK
- the lepB gene encoding signal peptidase I, with translation MNFALIMLLLLVFTGGVWLLDIFVFRKRRSSEQRVPWWIEYPVSFFPVILVVFLLRSFLVEPFKIPSGSMIPTLLVGDYILVNKFTYGIRLPVANVKVIDLNSPKRGDVMVFRYPENPSVDYIKRVIGTPGDMVEYRSKRLTINGKLVEVEAEPDYSYLEHGLNFISTKRFREKLGDEPHSTIVNLDAPPVQLAGVRSFPHRENCEYNDDGFRCKVPPGHYFMMGDNRDSSSDSRYWGFVPDENIVGRAFFIWMNFGQLSRVGTSIR